A single genomic interval of Patescibacteria group bacterium harbors:
- the pilM gene encoding pilus assembly protein PilM, which translates to MLLTSNSTRPIGLDISDLSLKLVQLNNRRGKIKIQALSKLNLAQGIIVNGEIKNKLELIKAIKKIISDPLYGKTISEEVVACLPESKTFIKLIEVEKSPNPLADIIGSEIEKHVPLALNEIYFDWQIIEELADKYFVLIGAAPKNIVNQYTDLLDEAKLSPIALEIEPLAICRCLLKEETSNLKITTFGNNAKTDASLNYGLIDIGANHTCMIFYSGNAILFTVSMPITGEEITSKISRSLNLTKEQADKAKIICGLDENKANGVIKDILADNLKNLVEKIKEAISFYENYFHQRGPLNKILLCGGGANIPNLEKIIGKELPVEVRLADALINLSEAKNKLDEIFTEKHTLDLKSAKFDTGDKQKSLSAKQNSSSTFTTAFGLALRGIFIDEL; encoded by the coding sequence ATGCTATTGACTAGCAACTCAACCCGCCCAATCGGTTTAGATATTTCCGATTTATCATTAAAATTAGTCCAGCTTAATAACCGCCGGGGCAAAATAAAAATTCAAGCCTTAAGCAAATTAAACCTGGCTCAAGGCATTATTGTCAATGGCGAAATAAAAAACAAGCTTGAGCTTATTAAAGCAATTAAAAAAATAATATCCGATCCGCTCTACGGTAAAACTATCTCCGAAGAAGTTGTCGCCTGCCTGCCTGAATCAAAAACTTTTATTAAATTAATTGAGGTGGAAAAATCGCCTAATCCCCTGGCTGATATTATCGGCTCGGAAATTGAAAAACATGTTCCTCTGGCGCTTAACGAAATCTACTTTGACTGGCAGATTATTGAGGAACTGGCCGATAAATATTTTGTGCTAATCGGCGCCGCGCCTAAAAACATAGTCAACCAATATACTGACTTGCTTGATGAAGCTAAACTATCGCCCATCGCGCTGGAAATCGAGCCCCTAGCCATCTGCCGCTGCCTTTTAAAAGAAGAAACGTCAAATTTAAAAATAACAACCTTTGGAAATAATGCTAAAACAGACGCTAGCCTGAATTATGGCCTGATTGATATCGGCGCCAATCACACCTGCATGATTTTTTATTCCGGCAACGCCATACTTTTTACCGTCAGCATGCCTATTACCGGAGAAGAAATCACTTCTAAAATTTCGCGTTCTCTAAATCTAACCAAGGAACAAGCGGATAAAGCAAAAATTATTTGCGGCCTGGACGAAAATAAAGCTAACGGGGTAATTAAAGACATACTAGCGGATAATTTAAAAAATTTAGTTGAAAAAATAAAAGAAGCAATTTCCTTTTATGAAAATTATTTTCATCAGCGCGGGCCATTAAATAAAATCTTACTGTGCGGCGGCGGAGCCAATATACCTAATCTGGAAAAAATTATCGGTAAAGAGCTTCCCGTTGAAGTCAGGCTGGCCGACGCCTTAATTAATTTATCCGAGGCAAAAAATAAATTAGATGAAATCTTTACGGAAAAACATACCCTTGACCTTAAGTCGGCCAAATTTGATACTGGCGATAAACAAAAAAGTTTATCGGCCAAACAAAACTCCAGCTCTACTTTTACTACCGCCTTCGGGCTGGCTCTAAGAGGAATTTTCATAGATGAATTATAG
- a CDS encoding Rrf2 family transcriptional regulator has translation MIFSTRSTYGLRAMINLAKRQKLGSVSLAIIAEEEDISLKYLERLFARLKKAGLVKSEIGAGGGYKLARPVKQINIYDIIIALEGKLSAFHCTGNKEKIFCSNQCKCEVTLVLTKVEQAINSTLKDIKLGQLL, from the coding sequence ATGATTTTTTCCACTCGTTCAACTTACGGCCTAAGGGCGATGATAAATTTAGCCAAGCGCCAAAAGCTGGGCAGCGTTTCTTTGGCCATAATCGCCGAAGAGGAGGATATTTCTTTAAAATATCTGGAAAGATTATTCGCCAGACTGAAAAAGGCCGGTTTGGTGAAATCTGAAATCGGAGCCGGCGGCGGCTATAAATTGGCCAGACCGGTTAAGCAAATTAATATTTATGATATAATTATAGCCTTAGAGGGTAAATTAAGCGCCTTCCATTGCACCGGCAACAAAGAAAAAATTTTTTGCAGTAATCAATGCAAATGCGAGGTAACTTTGGTTTTAACCAAAGTCGAGCAGGCGATTAACTCAACCCTGAAAGATATTAAGCTCGGACAATTATTATGA
- a CDS encoding PsbP-related protein, whose protein sequence is MYNMKRGLSVINIIIIIGLISLAYLSYTRYLDNKIKQILNNPDYPPKHVALTDAESATSTGSPIKTPAIPAKTAPPKIQTPEAGETAPAAKKGYYENNTYFYQISFPENWPIRVRAENNVSLGTVPPKNGQGAITIEVSQGGSNELEQAKAEAKKYPGIISITEEPITLAGINGEKIILNNLMAKTKSINILLKKSNLNYIIQYSEESSEFTAQVNKALTTFKFTK, encoded by the coding sequence ATGTATAATATGAAACGGGGCTTATCGGTTATAAATATAATAATCATCATCGGCTTGATATCTCTGGCCTATTTAAGCTACACGCGATATTTGGATAATAAAATTAAACAAATTTTAAATAATCCTGATTACCCGCCCAAACATGTAGCTTTAACGGATGCGGAATCAGCGACATCAACCGGTTCGCCCATTAAAACTCCAGCGATTCCCGCGAAAACCGCGCCGCCGAAAATTCAAACTCCCGAAGCGGGAGAAACCGCGCCGGCGGCGAAAAAAGGCTATTATGAAAATAATACTTATTTTTATCAAATCAGTTTTCCCGAAAACTGGCCCATAAGAGTCCGGGCGGAAAATAACGTTTCTCTCGGCACAGTGCCGCCGAAAAACGGCCAGGGCGCCATAACCATTGAAGTGTCGCAAGGCGGAAGCAATGAGCTTGAACAAGCTAAAGCAGAAGCTAAAAAGTATCCGGGAATAATATCAATAACCGAGGAACCGATTACTTTGGCCGGAATCAATGGTGAAAAAATCATCTTAAATAACCTTATGGCTAAAACCAAAAGTATTAATATTTTATTAAAAAAATCAAATTTAAATTATATTATCCAATACAGCGAGGAGTCGTCGGAATTTACCGCTCAAGTTAATAAAGCTTTAACAACATTTAAGTTCACTAAATAA
- a CDS encoding iron-sulfur cluster assembly scaffold protein, translated as MQYSKKVIEHFKNPHNQGRISGADAIGQVGNPSCGDVMKIYLKIGKPASAKATARQVKKGEKIIKDIKFETLGCAAAISVSSALTDMVKGKTLKKALEITKDQIVKNLGGLPPVKVHCSMLGVEALHQAIEKYNKSHNS; from the coding sequence ATGCAATATTCTAAAAAAGTCATTGAGCATTTTAAAAATCCCCATAACCAGGGCAGGATTAGCGGCGCCGACGCTATCGGCCAGGTAGGCAATCCGTCTTGCGGCGATGTCATGAAAATTTATTTGAAAATCGGAAAACCCGCCTCCGCTAAAGCTACGGCGAGGCAAGTAAAAAAAGGCGAAAAAATAATCAAAGACATTAAATTTGAGACCCTGGGCTGCGCGGCCGCGATTTCGGTTTCTTCGGCCTTAACCGATATGGTTAAAGGCAAAACGCTTAAAAAGGCTTTAGAGATAACCAAAGATCAGATAGTTAAGAATCTTGGCGGTTTGCCGCCGGTTAAAGTGCATTGCTCAATGCTCGGCGTTGAGGCGTTGCACCAGGCAATAGAGAAATATAACAAATCGCATAACTCATAA
- a CDS encoding cysteine desulfurase family protein has translation MNKRAKPIYLDHSATTPVDKAVLKAMLPYFSQTYGNPSSLHSFGQAALAAVDKAREQTAEVLNCAPREIIFTSGATEADNLAIFGVVGALSRNNQGKKLHVITSAIEHPAVLEPFHQLEAKGIEVTYLPVGKNGVINLEIFKKAVKDNTVFVSIMYVNSEVGAIQPIRQIGEIIKKINSARIKDNNKNKIYFHTDAVQALNFLNCGLKYLRVDLLSLSGHKIYGPKGIGALLVKAGTPINGRQLGGHHEKNLRSGTLNVPGIVGLGEAVKICAENREKNNKKILKLRNKFIAGVKRLIPGVIINTDIKNSTPSHANISFAQAEGEAILIALDLEGLAVSTGSACASASLKASPVLKAMGVKDEIAHSTIRFTFGKNNTEAEIAAALKILPPLIEKLRRMAPEL, from the coding sequence ATGAATAAAAGAGCAAAACCGATCTATCTCGATCATAGCGCCACAACGCCGGTGGATAAAGCGGTCTTAAAAGCCATGCTGCCGTATTTCAGCCAAACTTACGGCAACCCTTCTTCGCTCCATAGCTTCGGCCAGGCGGCTTTAGCCGCGGTTGATAAGGCCAGGGAACAAACGGCCGAAGTTTTAAATTGCGCGCCGAGAGAAATAATTTTCACTTCCGGCGCGACCGAGGCGGACAATCTGGCTATTTTCGGCGTGGTCGGCGCTTTAAGCCGAAATAATCAAGGCAAAAAATTGCATGTTATCACCTCGGCCATAGAGCACCCGGCGGTTTTAGAGCCTTTCCATCAGCTTGAAGCCAAGGGCATTGAAGTTACTTATCTGCCGGTCGGGAAAAACGGCGTAATAAATTTGGAAATTTTTAAAAAAGCGGTGAAAGACAATACGGTTTTTGTTTCCATAATGTACGTTAATTCCGAAGTCGGCGCTATCCAGCCGATTAGGCAAATAGGAGAGATTATTAAAAAAATAAATAGCGCCAGAATAAAAGATAATAATAAGAATAAAATATATTTTCACACCGACGCGGTGCAGGCCTTAAATTTTTTAAATTGCGGTTTGAAATATTTGCGCGTTGATTTATTATCCCTGTCCGGCCATAAAATTTACGGCCCTAAAGGCATAGGCGCGCTTTTAGTTAAAGCCGGAACGCCGATTAACGGCCGGCAACTGGGCGGGCACCATGAAAAAAATCTAAGAAGCGGCACGCTTAACGTGCCCGGCATAGTCGGCCTGGGCGAAGCGGTTAAAATCTGCGCCGAAAACCGCGAGAAAAATAACAAGAAAATTCTGAAATTAAGAAATAAATTTATCGCCGGAGTTAAGCGCCTGATCCCCGGAGTCATTATTAATACTGATATAAAAAATTCTACTCCGTCCCACGCCAATATTTCATTTGCCCAAGCCGAGGGCGAAGCGATTTTAATCGCTTTGGATTTAGAAGGCTTGGCCGTTTCTACCGGCTCGGCCTGCGCTTCGGCCAGCCTAAAAGCTTCGCCCGTGCTTAAAGCCATGGGCGTAAAAGATGAAATCGCCCATAGCACTATTAGATTTACTTTTGGGAAAAATAATACCGAGGCGGAAATAGCGGCGGCTTTGAAAATTCTGCCCCCGCTCATCGAGAAATTAAGGCGCATGGCGCCGGAATTATAA
- a CDS encoding PilN domain-containing protein yields MLTLNLISEELKKEIKLRHLYLFIKKINLTLIIITIVIAIILLAAKTILQLKFNDVVDQTTLVTRNNQGYNDKIKGINSKIDFVATIQNGFIPWSNLLKTVADITPEDVSLYYLKINSEEKTIKINGRADLRDSLLNFKQKMETTTIFENIDLPVKNILEKENINFEINAKINLANLLSAYGQQ; encoded by the coding sequence ATGCTTACTCTAAACCTTATTTCAGAGGAATTAAAAAAAGAAATCAAGCTGCGGCATCTTTACTTATTTATAAAAAAAATCAATCTGACTTTGATTATTATTACCATTGTTATTGCCATTATCCTTTTAGCCGCTAAAACCATACTCCAGTTGAAATTCAATGACGTTGTTGACCAAACAACTTTAGTGACCCGAAACAACCAGGGCTATAATGATAAAATAAAAGGCATAAACAGCAAAATAGATTTTGTGGCAACCATACAAAACGGCTTTATCCCCTGGTCAAATCTATTGAAAACCGTGGCCGACATAACGCCTGAAGACGTTAGTTTATATTATCTTAAAATTAATTCTGAAGAAAAAACAATAAAAATTAACGGCCGAGCCGACCTGCGCGACAGTTTGCTTAATTTTAAGCAAAAAATGGAAACTACAACTATTTTTGAAAATATTGACCTACCCGTCAAAAATATCTTAGAAAAAGAAAATATTAATTTTGAAATTAACGCCAAAATAAATTTAGCAAACTTACTAAGCGCATATGGACAGCAGTAA
- a CDS encoding NifU family protein, with translation MSKKIIKKIKESSTEDEIKKVLETIRPSLQMDGGDVHFVDFDVKSGVLKVELMGHCAHCPMSSITLKQGIEAEITKAVKEVKEVKAVQM, from the coding sequence ATGTCTAAAAAAATAATCAAGAAAATTAAAGAAAGTAGCACGGAAGATGAAATTAAAAAAGTTTTAGAAACAATCCGGCCGTCTTTGCAGATGGACGGCGGCGATGTGCATTTCGTTGATTTTGACGTTAAATCAGGCGTTTTAAAAGTGGAATTAATGGGCCATTGCGCTCATTGTCCCATGTCCTCCATAACCTTAAAGCAGGGGATTGAGGCGGAAATCACGAAGGCGGTGAAAGAGGTAAAAGAGGTTAAAGCCGTTCAAATGTAA
- a CDS encoding GspE/PulE family protein, with product MLSNQQLKKILEKSDIMPPEEFEKFSAEAEKYGKTLENYLIEKKITTASSLYEDAANYFKVPFINLKDQIIRKDVLFSIPEPIAATHQIIAFASDDKEIKIATLDPENIEIFEFIRKKTNLKPVIYLTTPESLKETVKQYHKSLKAEFKELADTKINDSDENLKKLAENLPIVRIVDTLLEYAIFEGASDIHIEPEEKDIIARYRVDGILRTVMTLPKNVQPGIIARIKILANLKVDEHRLPQDGRFKISAKEYKVSFRVSIIPTFDGEKIVMRLLSEKAQVLTLEQLGLQPSALESVKRNIAKPHGMILVTGPTGSGKTTTLYTVMNILNTPEVNIMTIEDPIEYRMPRVNQSQVNPKIGYTFAAGLRAFLRQDPNIIMVGEIRDQETAEIAIHAAMTGHLVLSTLHTNDAVTTLPRLSDMGIPAFLVASTTNIIIAQRLVRKICPNCIQSFKLDKQTVIELKQQLDLENIMRTLEEKKIIVNAKQGIEALLFYRGKGCKQCSNSGYKGRLGIYEVLEVTKEMSELILRKASPSELKKQAEKQNMLTIIEDGFIKAKNGITTIEEIMRVTKE from the coding sequence ATGCTGTCAAACCAACAACTAAAAAAAATACTGGAAAAATCCGATATCATGCCGCCGGAAGAATTTGAAAAATTTTCCGCGGAAGCGGAAAAATACGGCAAAACTCTGGAAAATTATTTAATTGAAAAAAAGATAACAACCGCCAGCTCTTTATATGAAGACGCGGCCAACTACTTTAAAGTGCCTTTTATCAATTTAAAAGACCAGATTATCAGAAAAGATGTTTTATTCAGCATCCCGGAGCCTATCGCTGCGACTCATCAAATAATCGCTTTCGCCTCTGATGATAAAGAAATAAAAATTGCCACTTTAGACCCGGAAAATATTGAAATTTTTGAATTTATCAGAAAAAAAACCAATTTAAAGCCGGTTATTTATTTAACCACCCCGGAAAGCCTTAAGGAAACCGTAAAGCAATACCATAAAAGCTTAAAGGCCGAATTCAAAGAATTGGCCGATACCAAAATAAACGACAGCGATGAAAATCTTAAAAAATTAGCGGAAAATCTGCCGATTGTCAGAATCGTTGATACGCTCTTGGAATACGCGATTTTCGAAGGCGCGTCGGATATTCATATTGAGCCGGAAGAAAAAGATATCATAGCGCGCTACCGCGTTGATGGCATTTTAAGAACGGTCATGACCTTGCCGAAAAACGTCCAGCCGGGAATTATCGCCCGCATAAAAATATTGGCTAACTTAAAAGTTGACGAACATCGCTTGCCGCAAGACGGTCGCTTTAAAATAAGCGCCAAAGAATATAAAGTTTCTTTCAGAGTTTCTATTATTCCGACTTTTGACGGAGAAAAAATCGTCATGCGCCTCTTAAGCGAAAAAGCCCAAGTTTTAACTTTAGAGCAATTAGGGCTTCAGCCTTCAGCTTTAGAATCTGTCAAAAGGAATATTGCCAAGCCGCATGGCATGATTTTAGTAACCGGGCCTACCGGTTCGGGAAAAACCACAACGCTTTACACGGTCATGAATATTTTAAACACGCCGGAAGTCAATATTATGACTATTGAAGATCCGATTGAATACCGCATGCCGCGCGTCAACCAATCCCAAGTCAACCCGAAAATCGGCTATACTTTCGCCGCCGGTTTAAGAGCTTTTTTAAGGCAAGACCCGAATATTATTATGGTCGGAGAAATCCGCGACCAGGAAACCGCCGAAATCGCCATCCATGCCGCCATGACCGGCCATTTAGTGCTGTCAACTTTGCATACTAACGACGCCGTAACCACCCTGCCCCGCCTCTCCGACATGGGCATACCGGCCTTTTTAGTGGCTTCAACCACTAACATCATAATCGCCCAAAGATTAGTCAGAAAAATCTGTCCCAATTGCATCCAAAGCTTTAAATTAGATAAGCAAACCGTAATTGAATTAAAGCAGCAGCTTGATCTGGAAAATATCATGCGGACGCTTGAAGAAAAGAAAATTATTGTTAACGCCAAGCAAGGCATAGAAGCTTTGCTGTTTTATCGGGGCAAAGGCTGCAAACAATGCTCCAACTCCGGCTATAAGGGCCGGCTTGGCATCTACGAAGTTTTAGAAGTCACCAAGGAAATGTCGGAATTGATTTTAAGAAAAGCTTCGCCGTCCGAGCTTAAAAAACAAGCGGAAAAGCAAAATATGCTTACTATCATTGAGGACGGATTTATTAAAGCCAAAAACGGCATTACCACGATTGAAGAAATTATGAGAGTAACTAAAGAATAA
- the mraY gene encoding phospho-N-acetylmuramoyl-pentapeptide-transferase: MFDFYIIKVLLLTALAFVVAIFWTPLLTHYLYKYNLGKKIRANGSTPIYSKMHAHKDGTPTMGGILIWLTVLILALMFYYLPKIFSADIFSYLNFLSRKETLLPLGALVATALIGLVDDWLDVRGKGILGGGGLKVRHRLLIYTIIACFGALWFYFKLGWDVFHVPFLGDYQMGWPYMLIFIFVLVATAFSVNETDGLDGLAGGVLLFCFAAFGVIAFSTGKYDLAAFCGVIVGALLAFLWFNINPARFYMGDTGAMSLGITLGVIAMLTNSALILPVIGLVFVIESFSVIIQQLSKKIRGKKIFISSPIHHHLEAIGWSEPKIVMRFWVIAGVSAAMGLVVFLLDKTM; encoded by the coding sequence ATGTTTGACTTTTATATTATCAAAGTTTTGCTTTTAACCGCCTTGGCTTTTGTGGTTGCTATTTTTTGGACGCCTTTACTGACTCATTATTTGTATAAATATAATCTGGGCAAGAAAATTAGAGCCAACGGCTCGACGCCGATTTATTCTAAAATGCATGCCCATAAAGACGGCACGCCGACCATGGGCGGCATTTTAATTTGGCTGACGGTTTTAATTCTGGCGCTGATGTTTTATTATCTGCCGAAAATTTTTTCCGCGGATATTTTCAGCTATCTTAATTTTCTGTCCCGCAAGGAGACGCTCTTGCCTTTAGGCGCTTTGGTAGCGACGGCCTTAATCGGCTTGGTTGATGATTGGCTGGACGTTAGGGGTAAAGGCATTCTGGGCGGCGGCGGTTTGAAAGTAAGGCATCGCTTATTGATTTACACCATTATCGCTTGCTTTGGCGCTTTATGGTTTTATTTTAAATTGGGCTGGGACGTTTTTCATGTGCCGTTTCTCGGCGATTATCAAATGGGCTGGCCGTATATGCTGATTTTTATTTTTGTTTTAGTGGCTACGGCTTTTTCGGTTAATGAAACCGACGGCCTTGATGGTTTGGCCGGCGGCGTTTTGCTTTTTTGTTTCGCCGCTTTCGGCGTGATTGCTTTTTCTACCGGTAAATATGATTTAGCCGCTTTTTGCGGCGTGATCGTCGGCGCTTTATTGGCTTTTTTATGGTTTAACATCAACCCGGCCAGATTTTATATGGGCGATACCGGCGCCATGAGTTTAGGCATTACTTTAGGCGTCATCGCCATGCTGACTAATTCGGCCTTGATTTTGCCGGTTATCGGCTTGGTTTTCGTTATAGAATCTTTTTCCGTCATCATCCAGCAATTATCCAAGAAAATCAGAGGAAAAAAAATCTTTATTTCTTCGCCGATTCATCATCATCTGGAAGCCATCGGCTGGAGCGAGCCTAAAATCGTTATGCGCTTCTGGGTGATCGCCGGCGTCAGCGCGGCCATGGGGCTGGTGGTATTTTTATTGGACAAGACAATGTAA
- the pilO gene encoding type 4a pilus biogenesis protein PilO, with the protein MDSSKYLKFNLKNKITASLAGFLIVILSLIYFIVIPTVREIKAMGQSIEAQREDLEKKYIKGQSLKQLTKNLNEIEPKLELLDQIFINKNRELEFITSLEDKAENNQISQKINLSPPQATKSQDFQKIDLQLSTTGKFTKQLKYLIDLESLNYYINMKTLELSSSGGRQTAPNIKNNGQETPAPENEPNNINLFVIADTYWK; encoded by the coding sequence ATGGACAGCAGTAAATATTTAAAATTTAATCTAAAAAATAAAATCACCGCCAGCCTGGCCGGCTTTCTAATAGTAATTTTATCTTTGATTTATTTTATTGTCATCCCTACCGTCAGAGAAATTAAAGCCATGGGCCAGTCGATAGAAGCGCAAAGAGAAGATTTGGAAAAAAAATATATTAAAGGCCAAAGCTTAAAGCAATTAACTAAAAACTTAAATGAAATTGAGCCTAAGCTTGAATTATTAGATCAAATTTTTATCAATAAAAATCGCGAGCTGGAATTTATTACCAGCCTAGAGGATAAAGCCGAGAATAACCAAATAAGCCAGAAAATAAATTTAAGCCCGCCTCAAGCAACGAAAAGCCAAGATTTCCAAAAAATTGACCTCCAGCTTTCCACAACAGGCAAATTCACCAAACAACTAAAATATTTAATAGATTTGGAATCTTTAAATTATTATATAAATATGAAAACGTTGGAGTTGTCATCTTCGGGCGGCAGACAAACAGCGCCAAATATTAAAAATAACGGCCAAGAAACTCCAGCTCCCGAGAATGAACCCAATAACATTAATCTATTCGTCATCGCTGACACTTACTGGAAATAA
- the rpmA gene encoding 50S ribosomal protein L27 — MAHKKAGGSTTLGRDSQSQRLGVKLQDGEYAKAGSIIIRQRGTKYRPGKNVRIGKDDTLFAGIAGLVKFSTKKIKRYDNRLVMAKTVNVVAQK, encoded by the coding sequence ATGGCACATAAAAAAGCCGGCGGTTCTACAACCTTAGGCCGCGATTCGCAAAGTCAGCGCTTAGGCGTAAAACTTCAGGACGGAGAATACGCCAAAGCCGGATCAATTATTATCCGCCAGCGCGGGACAAAATATCGGCCGGGCAAAAACGTCCGAATCGGCAAAGATGATACTTTATTCGCCGGCATCGCCGGTTTGGTAAAATTTTCCACCAAAAAAATCAAGAGATACGATAATCGCCTGGTAATGGCGAAAACCGTCAACGTAGTAGCGCAAAAATAA
- a CDS encoding L,D-transpeptidase family protein, with product MRIIFIISVLFLLALPASALAGPDSDKDGVPDEDEIKIYHTDPFRADTDGDGRSDWIELNNGYSPHNPEKVKLENNDADGDGLSDKMELNFHADLSNPDTDGDGFKDGEEVNAEYDPTKPGEVKLTKKIEINTGQEQKLYYFLNDVRMGEFKISSGRSSMRTPLGNFKIDGKAPRAWSKYGLWMPYWMSLKNGYFGIHELPEWPNGVKEGENHLGAPVSHGCVRLGVGPAEFLYNWAPIGTPVKIY from the coding sequence ATGAGGATAATATTTATAATTTCAGTTTTATTTTTATTGGCGTTGCCGGCCTCGGCTCTGGCCGGCCCGGACAGCGATAAAGACGGCGTTCCAGACGAGGATGAAATTAAAATATATCATACTGATCCGTTTAGGGCTGATACCGACGGCGACGGCCGTAGCGATTGGATAGAATTAAATAATGGTTATTCTCCGCATAATCCAGAAAAAGTAAAATTAGAAAATAATGATGCTGACGGCGATGGGTTATCGGATAAAATGGAGTTAAATTTTCATGCTGATTTAAGTAATCCCGATACTGACGGCGATGGGTTTAAGGATGGTGAAGAGGTTAATGCTGAATACGATCCGACAAAGCCAGGGGAAGTAAAATTAACTAAAAAAATAGAAATAAACACGGGCCAAGAGCAAAAATTGTATTATTTTTTAAATGACGTCAGAATGGGAGAGTTTAAAATTTCTTCAGGCAGATCAAGTATGCGCACTCCTCTGGGAAATTTTAAAATAGACGGCAAAGCGCCGCGCGCCTGGTCAAAATACGGCCTGTGGATGCCTTACTGGATGAGCTTAAAAAACGGTTATTTCGGAATTCATGAATTGCCCGAGTGGCCGAACGGGGTTAAAGAAGGGGAAAATCATTTAGGCGCGCCGGTTTCGCATGGCTGCGTCAGGCTAGGAGTAGGGCCGGCGGAATTTTTATATAATTGGGCGCCGATCGGCACGCCAGTAAAGATATATTAA
- a CDS encoding type II secretion system F family protein, translated as MTVILPEQNEPADQPEKTAETAPPTSREEKPIGQKKNIMGAINHFLEKFSSIPISEKLFFVQHLGIMLKAGISLSVALKTLTKQTSNKRFARIISDVSKNVEKGVSFTESLRPHEKVFGQLFISMIESGEISGKLEEVLKRLYIQFKKNHELVSKVKGALTYPAVILFAMCGIGVFMMIFVIPKITAMFKDFNAELPLATKLLIKLSDSLVANGPLYFIGLVVFILILVQSIKTKKGKYFFHGLLLKLPIISPIIKKVNLARFARTISSLLRTDIMIIKSFQITANVLGNVYYRDALNDMSDKIKKGGTINEVIGNYQKLFPPVVVQMIAVGEETGELDYILEELAEFYEGEIDQTMDNLPAIIEPILILTLGIVVGGMAIAVIMPMYSLTSAI; from the coding sequence ATGACCGTAATTTTACCCGAGCAAAACGAACCGGCCGATCAGCCGGAAAAAACCGCCGAAACCGCGCCGCCGACCAGCCGGGAGGAAAAGCCGATCGGCCAGAAAAAAAATATCATGGGAGCAATTAATCATTTTTTAGAAAAATTTTCTTCCATACCAATCTCTGAAAAATTATTTTTTGTCCAGCACTTAGGCATAATGCTTAAAGCCGGAATTTCTTTGTCGGTGGCGCTAAAAACTTTAACCAAGCAAACCAGCAATAAAAGATTCGCCAGAATAATAAGCGACGTTTCAAAAAACGTGGAAAAGGGCGTAAGCTTTACCGAGAGCTTAAGGCCGCACGAAAAAGTCTTCGGCCAGCTGTTCATCAGCATGATTGAATCCGGAGAAATTTCCGGAAAGCTGGAAGAGGTTTTAAAAAGATTATATATCCAATTTAAAAAAAATCACGAGCTGGTTTCCAAGGTTAAAGGAGCGCTTACTTATCCGGCGGTGATTTTATTCGCCATGTGCGGCATCGGCGTTTTTATGATGATTTTCGTAATCCCCAAAATCACCGCCATGTTTAAAGATTTTAACGCCGAACTGCCGTTAGCCACGAAATTATTGATTAAATTATCCGACAGCTTAGTCGCCAACGGCCCGCTTTACTTTATCGGCCTGGTTGTTTTCATATTAATTTTAGTCCAGTCGATAAAAACAAAAAAAGGCAAATATTTTTTCCACGGCCTACTTTTAAAATTGCCGATTATCTCTCCGATCATTAAAAAGGTAAACCTGGCCCGTTTCGCCCGGACTATCAGCTCGCTTTTAAGAACCGACATTATGATCATTAAAAGCTTCCAGATTACGGCCAATGTTTTAGGCAATGTCTATTACCGCGACGCCTTAAATGATATGAGCGACAAAATCAAAAAAGGCGGCACCATCAATGAAGTTATCGGCAATTATCAAAAATTATTTCCGCCCGTAGTCGTGCAAATGATCGCCGTGGGCGAAGAAACCGGCGAGCTTGATTATATTCTTGAAGAATTGGCCGAATTCTACGAAGGCGAAATCGACCAAACCATGGACAATCTGCCGGCGATAATTGAGCCGATTTTAATATTAACCCTCGGCATCGTCGTCGGCGGCATGGCCATAGCCGTAATTATGCCCATGTACTCTTTAACGTCAGCCATCTAA